GTTGTTGGGAAAGACCAGAAGATATGGATACACCTAGAACCGTGTATGCAGTAGATGCACCCAATCCGGCATCAGATGTTGCCGGTGAGACTGCAGCAGCTTTGGCAGCTTCATCCATGGCGTTCCGGTCATCAGACCCAGGATATGCTGAGACTTTGTTAAGAAATGCTATTAATGCCTTTGAATTTGCTGACAATTATAGAGGAGCATATAGTGACAACTCTAATATTAGAGATGGTGCTTGCCCATTTTACTGTGACTTTGATGGTTATCAAGTAAGCAAACATGCCcaatttcctttttttcttttttaataaaggACAAACTCCACAGCACGTGCTTAAGCATAGATCATTCACATGTGCTGCCTATAGTTATGGATAATGCTTAATTAAACTAGTAATATTTGTTTTGTTGTATCTCTATATTTTATAGGATGAATTGTTATGGGGAGCAGCTTGGCTTAGAAGGGCATCTACTGCTGATTCTTACCTTAATTACTTGCAAAATAATGGCAAGACACTTGGTGCTGATGACAATATTAACGAATTTGGATGGGACAACAAGCACGCTGGTCTCAATGTCCTTGTCTCCAAGGTTTGTCTAAgctttactctttttttttcctcACTAAATCCGGGTTTAAACTTGTAAACAACCATCTAACTCGCTTAAAAAATATCTCAAAAGAGGAAGATTGTTTCACACATAGGCTGGGCTGATCTAATTGGGCTTGACGCATAAATACCTTCTTCAAAACCTAATTACACCATACTATTTTCATATTGGGCTCGGGTCGGGTTGGACCAGGCTAAAGAAACTAATTCCCAAGTCTAGCCTAGCACACTcaactaatatatttatacttaacaAATAAACTAAACTATAAGATTATAAACTACTAAAATCTAGTTAATTAATTCAACAAAACTAAACAAACATAatcttaaataaaagaaaaattaatgaaataatgAAAAACTATATACAACATAACGACGGGCTAAGCTTGTTTGGCTTTTTGAGATAAATACCAAGCTCAATCCATTTAATGTGCGGACTTGAGCCGGGTTTAACATCAAATGTTCAAGCCCAATCCATGAAGGGTGGATTGGCCTTAGTGGGCCTTTGAGACAATTTCAAGCCAACCCATTTAATATGCAGACTTAGGCCAGACCAAACATCAAATATGCATGTCCAACCCAACCCTTTGAAGACAGACTGAGAAGGCCCATGAATAGGTCTAGGATCCATATAGCAATGTGGAAATCTAATACATTCCCCTCACGCTAGAACCATTTGGAATGTTGAATCGGTATTTATAGGCAGGGGCGGATCCAAAGGGGGGGCTTGAGATCCACTGGTCGCCAGAAAACGCTTATGGAAATTATGTaaggatttttaattttttctatgtaaaaacacacacacacacaaaaaaaaaaaaatcaatttagcaTCCATAGACTACCACAAACACTCATTGCTAATGAATCCTGGATCTGTCATTGTTTATAGGTGATCCAACCTTGAATATGAAAGTCTGGTATcatgaaaataaatatacaaTCCACAATATTGGAATATGATAGTATATGACTAATCAGGTCCCCTTATACAACAAATTAAGACTTATATTGTTGCTTATATATGTAGGAAGTCCTAGAAGGAAAAATGTACACATTGGCATCATACAAAGCATCAGCAGATAGCTTCATGTGCACACTTATACCAGAATCAACTTCTTCCCACATAGAATACACTCCTGGAGGCCTCATTTACAAGCCAGGAGGCAGCAACTTACAGCATTCTACTACCATTTCCTTTCTCCTCCTTGTTTATGCTAACTACCTTGAAAAAACCTCCCAATCCCTCAACTGTGGCAACATTAATGTCCCTCCATTCTCACTTCGTCAACAAGCTAAAAAACAAGTTGATTACATTCTTGGAGATAATCCTCTGGGATTATCTTACATGGTTGGATATAGCAACAATTATCCTCAACATATTCATCATCGTGGCTCGTCTATACCTTCCATCAAAGATCATCCTGAATTCATAGCTTGCAAAGAAGGGACTATTTATTTTAACTCAAGTAATCCTAATCCAAATGTGCATGAGGGAGCCATTGTTGGTGGACCTAGTAATGATGATTCTTATGGAGATGATCGTGCTGATTTTAAGAAATCTGAACCTACTACTTATATTAATGCACCATTTGTTGGTGTGCTTGCTTATTTTGCTGCTAATCCTAGTTTTGGATGAAGTAGTATTGCATATTGGTGATTTTTTTGTACATGATTTGATATTGATTGGAGAAATTTAGGAGGATAGGTATGAAAAAAGGAAGTATATCATGTTGTCTCTCATCTTTGCGGGAAGTAAAGAAGGAAGAGGCTTGTTATAGGGGTGTTCAATTTTGGGATTGAATTACAAATTCTCATTGTAATTTTGAGTTTGAGCTGTAAAATCCCAATTATATCTTCGTTGAAGGAAATGAAAGTTTTCAATGTTGTTTTTCTAgcatgtgtttttttttctctgttttgTTTGCTGGGCTAAAGCCttcctttatttttatatatatataaggttaTATACTGAATTAACTAGGAAAAGGAAAAAGCATAATGACACTCCtaatctttttccttttttatttgtttttattgcGAACACATTAACTTCATTTGTAATTGcacatattattattattctatctTTATCAGAAAAGTTAGatgtaaatataaaatttgaatTAAAGTACTTCATTAACTTTATTTG
The window above is part of the Euphorbia lathyris chromosome 3, ddEupLath1.1, whole genome shotgun sequence genome. Proteins encoded here:
- the LOC136221889 gene encoding endoglucanase 24-like, with translation MKPISFSISHFIFFFLLLLSHFPLFLSSYHDYPLALSKSILFFQGQRSGYLPSDQTVNWRANSGLNDGWTYNTDLTGGYYDAGDNVKFGFPMAFTTTMLAWSVIEFGDSMPPNELRNALVAIRWATDYLLKTVSQPNRIFVQVGDPNADHSCWERPEDMDTPRTVYAVDAPNPASDVAGETAAALAASSMAFRSSDPGYAETLLRNAINAFEFADNYRGAYSDNSNIRDGACPFYCDFDGYQDELLWGAAWLRRASTADSYLNYLQNNGKTLGADDNINEFGWDNKHAGLNVLVSKEVLEGKMYTLASYKASADSFMCTLIPESTSSHIEYTPGGLIYKPGGSNLQHSTTISFLLLVYANYLEKTSQSLNCGNINVPPFSLRQQAKKQVDYILGDNPLGLSYMVGYSNNYPQHIHHRGSSIPSIKDHPEFIACKEGTIYFNSSNPNPNVHEGAIVGGPSNDDSYGDDRADFKKSEPTTYINAPFVGVLAYFAANPSFG